A genomic region of Streptomyces rimosus contains the following coding sequences:
- the carA gene encoding glutamine-hydrolyzing carbamoyl-phosphate synthase small subunit: MTTSIQGNASKRRAASPAILVLEDGRSFRGRAYGAVGETFGEAVFSTGMTGYQETLTDPSYHRQVVVMTAPHIGNTGVNDEDPESARIWVSGFVVRDPARTPSNWRSARTLDDELAAQGVVGISGIDTRALTRHLRERGAMRVGIFSGPALDGPAGSGLADEAALLAKVQSAPQMKGADLSAEVATKEAYVVPAQGTKRFTVAAVDLGIKGMTPYRMAERGIEVHVLPATASAEDVYAVNPDGVFFSNGPGDPATADHPVSVMRAVLERGTPLFGICFGNQILGRALGFGTYKLKYGHRGINQPVQDRTTGKVEVTAHNHGFAVDAPLDKVSETPYGRAEVSHVCLNDNVVEGLQLLDRPAFSVQYHPEAAAGPHDAAYLFDRFVQLMEGQRA; the protein is encoded by the coding sequence CCGTGCTTACGGGGCCGTGGGGGAGACCTTCGGCGAAGCGGTGTTCTCCACCGGCATGACCGGCTACCAGGAGACCCTGACCGACCCCTCGTACCACCGCCAGGTGGTCGTCATGACCGCCCCGCACATCGGCAACACGGGCGTCAACGACGAGGACCCGGAGTCCGCCCGCATCTGGGTCTCCGGCTTCGTCGTACGCGACCCCGCCCGCACCCCGTCCAACTGGCGCTCGGCCCGCACCCTCGACGACGAGCTGGCCGCCCAGGGCGTCGTCGGCATCAGCGGCATCGACACCCGCGCGCTCACCCGCCACCTGCGCGAGCGCGGCGCGATGCGGGTCGGCATCTTCTCGGGCCCGGCGCTCGACGGCCCGGCCGGCTCCGGCCTCGCCGACGAGGCGGCGCTGCTGGCCAAGGTGCAGTCGGCCCCGCAGATGAAGGGCGCCGACCTGTCCGCGGAGGTCGCCACCAAGGAGGCGTACGTGGTTCCCGCGCAGGGCACCAAGCGCTTCACGGTCGCCGCCGTCGACCTGGGCATCAAGGGCATGACCCCGTACCGGATGGCCGAGCGCGGCATCGAGGTGCACGTGCTGCCCGCCACCGCCTCCGCCGAGGATGTGTACGCCGTCAACCCGGACGGGGTGTTCTTCTCCAACGGTCCGGGCGACCCGGCCACCGCCGACCACCCGGTCTCCGTCATGCGGGCGGTGCTGGAGCGCGGCACGCCGCTGTTCGGCATCTGCTTCGGCAACCAGATCCTCGGCCGCGCGCTGGGCTTCGGCACGTACAAGCTGAAGTACGGGCACCGCGGCATCAACCAGCCGGTGCAGGACCGTACGACCGGCAAGGTCGAGGTCACCGCGCACAACCACGGCTTCGCCGTCGACGCCCCGCTCGACAAGGTCTCCGAGACCCCCTACGGACGCGCCGAGGTCTCCCACGTCTGCCTGAACGACAACGTGGTGGAGGGGCTCCAGCTCCTCGACCGGCCGGCCTTCAGCGTCCAGTACCACCCCGAGGCCGCCGCGGGCCCGCACGACGCGGCCTACCTGTTCGACCGCTTCGTCCAGCTCATGGAGGGCCAGCGTGCCTAA
- the carB gene encoding carbamoyl-phosphate synthase large subunit, which yields MPKRTDIQSVLVIGSGPIVIGQAAEFDYSGTQACRVLKAEGLRVILVNSNPATIMTDPEIADATYVEPITPEFVEKIIAKERPDALLPTLGGQTALNTAISLHASGTLEQYGVELIGANVEAINKGEDRDLFKEVVEAVRRKIGHGESARSYICHSMDDVMKGVEELGGYPVVVRPSFTMGGAGSGFAHDEEELRRIAGQGLALSPTTEVLLEESILGWKEYELELMRDKNDNVVVVCSIENFDPMGVHTGDSITVAPAMTLTDREYQTLRDIGIAVIREVGVDTGGCNIQFAVNPVDGRVIVIEMNPRVSRSSALASKATGFPIAKIAARLAVGYTLDEIPNDITEQTPASFEPTLDYVVVKVPRFAFEKFPAADARLTTTMKSVGEAMAIGRNFTEALNKALRSLEKKGSQFEFTGDPGDKAELLVKAEIPTDGRINTVMQAIRAGATPEEVFDATKIDPWFVDQLFLVKEIADEIAAADQLGPEVLAYAKRHGFSDAQIAAIRGLTEDVVREVRHALGVRPVYKTVDTCAAEFAAKTPYFYSSYDEESEVAPREKPAVIILGSGPNRIGQGIEFDYSCVHASFALSDAGYETVMVNCNPETVSTDYDTSDRLYFEPLTLEDVLEIVHAEQAAGPVAGVVVQLGGQTPLGLAQALKDNGVPIVGTSPEAIDLAEERGAFGQVLTEAGLPAPKYGTAYSFAEAKGIAAEIGYPVMVRPSYVLGGRGMEIVYDEPSLGEYLERHAGLIDQHPVLIDRFLDDAIEIDVDALYDGHELYLGGVMEHIEEAGIHSGDSACALPPITLGGYDIKRLRASTEAIAKGVGVRGLINIQFAMAGDILYVLEANPRASRTVPFTSKATAVPLAKAAARISLGATVAELRAEGMLPKSGDGGTLPLDSPISVKEAVMPWSRFRDVTGQGVDTVLGPEMRSTGEVMGIDSVFGTAYAKSQSGAYGALPTKGRAFVSVANRDKRAMIFPARELVAHGFELLATSGTAEVLRRNGINATVVRKKSEGEGPNGEKTIVQLIHDGEVDLIVNTPYGTGGRLDGYDIRTAAVARAVPCLTTVQALAAAVQGIEAMSRGDVGVRSLQEHARQLTAAREE from the coding sequence GTGCCTAAGCGCACCGATATCCAGTCCGTCCTGGTCATCGGCTCCGGCCCGATCGTCATCGGCCAGGCAGCCGAGTTCGACTACTCCGGCACCCAGGCGTGCCGGGTCCTGAAGGCCGAGGGCCTGCGGGTCATCCTGGTCAACTCCAACCCGGCCACGATCATGACCGACCCGGAGATCGCCGACGCCACCTACGTCGAGCCGATCACCCCGGAATTCGTCGAGAAGATCATCGCCAAGGAGCGCCCGGACGCCCTGCTGCCCACCCTGGGCGGCCAGACCGCGCTGAACACCGCGATCTCGCTGCACGCGTCCGGCACCCTGGAGCAGTACGGCGTCGAGCTGATCGGCGCCAACGTCGAGGCGATCAACAAGGGCGAGGACCGCGACCTGTTCAAGGAGGTCGTCGAGGCGGTCCGCCGCAAGATCGGCCACGGCGAGTCCGCGCGCTCCTACATCTGCCACTCCATGGACGACGTCATGAAGGGCGTCGAGGAGCTGGGCGGCTACCCGGTCGTCGTCCGCCCGTCCTTCACCATGGGCGGCGCCGGCTCCGGCTTCGCCCACGACGAGGAGGAGCTGCGCCGCATCGCCGGCCAGGGCCTGGCCCTGTCGCCGACCACCGAGGTGCTCCTGGAGGAGTCCATCCTGGGCTGGAAGGAGTACGAGCTGGAGCTGATGCGCGACAAGAACGACAACGTCGTGGTCGTCTGCTCCATCGAGAACTTCGACCCGATGGGCGTGCACACCGGTGACTCCATCACCGTCGCCCCGGCGATGACGCTCACCGACCGCGAGTACCAGACCCTGCGCGACATCGGCATCGCCGTGATCCGCGAGGTCGGCGTGGACACCGGCGGCTGCAACATCCAGTTCGCCGTCAACCCCGTCGACGGCCGGGTCATCGTCATCGAGATGAACCCGCGCGTCTCGCGCTCCTCGGCGCTCGCCTCCAAGGCCACCGGCTTCCCGATCGCGAAGATCGCCGCCCGGCTGGCCGTCGGCTACACGCTCGACGAGATCCCCAACGACATCACCGAGCAGACCCCGGCGTCCTTCGAGCCGACCCTCGACTACGTCGTGGTCAAGGTCCCGCGCTTCGCCTTCGAGAAGTTCCCGGCGGCGGACGCCCGGCTGACCACCACCATGAAGTCGGTCGGCGAGGCGATGGCCATCGGCCGCAACTTCACCGAGGCGCTGAACAAGGCGCTGCGCTCGCTGGAGAAGAAGGGCAGCCAGTTCGAGTTCACCGGCGACCCGGGCGACAAGGCGGAGCTGCTGGTCAAGGCCGAGATCCCCACGGACGGCCGGATCAACACCGTCATGCAGGCGATCCGGGCCGGCGCCACCCCGGAGGAGGTCTTCGACGCCACGAAGATCGACCCGTGGTTCGTCGACCAGCTCTTCCTGGTCAAGGAGATCGCCGACGAGATCGCGGCCGCCGACCAGCTCGGCCCCGAGGTCCTGGCGTACGCCAAGCGGCACGGCTTCTCCGACGCCCAGATCGCCGCGATCCGCGGCCTGACCGAGGACGTCGTCCGCGAGGTCCGGCACGCGCTCGGCGTCCGCCCGGTCTACAAGACGGTCGACACCTGCGCCGCCGAGTTCGCCGCGAAGACCCCGTACTTCTACTCGTCCTACGACGAGGAGAGCGAGGTCGCGCCCCGCGAGAAGCCCGCGGTGATCATCCTGGGCTCCGGCCCGAACCGCATCGGCCAGGGCATCGAGTTCGACTACTCCTGCGTCCACGCCTCCTTCGCGCTCTCCGACGCGGGCTACGAGACCGTCATGGTCAACTGCAACCCGGAGACCGTCTCCACCGACTACGACACCTCCGACCGCCTGTACTTCGAGCCGCTGACGCTCGAAGACGTGCTGGAGATCGTGCACGCCGAGCAGGCCGCGGGCCCGGTCGCGGGCGTCGTCGTCCAGCTCGGCGGCCAGACCCCGCTGGGCCTGGCGCAGGCGCTCAAGGACAACGGCGTACCGATCGTCGGCACCTCGCCGGAGGCCATCGACCTCGCCGAGGAGCGCGGCGCCTTCGGCCAGGTGCTGACCGAGGCGGGCCTGCCCGCCCCCAAGTACGGCACCGCCTACTCCTTCGCCGAGGCCAAGGGCATCGCCGCCGAGATCGGCTACCCGGTCATGGTCCGGCCGTCCTACGTCCTCGGCGGCCGCGGCATGGAGATCGTCTACGACGAGCCGTCGCTGGGCGAGTACCTGGAGCGGCACGCCGGCCTGATCGACCAGCACCCGGTCCTCATCGACCGCTTCCTGGACGACGCCATCGAGATCGACGTGGACGCCCTCTACGACGGCCACGAGCTCTACCTCGGCGGCGTCATGGAGCACATCGAGGAAGCCGGCATCCACTCCGGCGACTCCGCCTGCGCGCTGCCGCCCATCACCCTCGGCGGCTACGACATCAAGCGCCTGCGGGCCTCCACCGAGGCCATCGCCAAGGGCGTCGGCGTCCGCGGCCTGATCAACATCCAGTTCGCGATGGCCGGCGACATCCTGTACGTGCTGGAGGCCAACCCGCGCGCCTCCCGTACGGTCCCCTTCACCTCGAAGGCGACCGCGGTGCCGCTGGCCAAGGCCGCCGCCCGTATCTCGCTGGGCGCCACCGTCGCCGAGCTGCGCGCCGAGGGCATGCTGCCGAAGAGCGGCGACGGCGGCACCCTGCCGCTGGACTCGCCGATCTCCGTCAAGGAGGCCGTGATGCCCTGGTCGCGGTTCCGCGACGTCACCGGGCAGGGCGTGGACACCGTGCTGGGCCCGGAGATGCGCTCCACCGGCGAGGTCATGGGCATCGACTCGGTCTTCGGCACGGCGTACGCCAAGTCGCAGTCCGGCGCGTACGGCGCGCTGCCCACCAAGGGCCGCGCTTTCGTGTCCGTCGCCAACCGCGACAAGCGCGCGATGATCTTCCCGGCGCGGGAGCTGGTCGCCCACGGCTTCGAGCTGCTGGCCACCTCCGGCACCGCCGAGGTGCTGCGCCGCAACGGCATCAACGCCACCGTCGTCCGCAAGAAGAGCGAGGGCGAGGGCCCCAACGGCGAGAAGACCATCGTCCAGCTCATCCACGACGGCGAGGTCGACCTGATCGTCAACACGCCGTACGGCACCGGCGGCCGCCTGGACGGCTACGACATCCGCACCGCCGCCGTCGCCCGCGCCGTGCCCTGCCTGACCACGGTCCAGGCGCTGGCCGCCGCGGTCCAGGGCATCGAAGCGATGTCCCGCGGCGACGTGGGCGTGCGCTCCCTCCAGGAACACGCGCGGCAGCTGACCGCGGCCCGCGAGGAGTAA
- a CDS encoding quinone-dependent dihydroorotate dehydrogenase, translating to MYSLFFNLIFRRMDPEKAHHLAFRWIRLAARIPVLRTFAAAVLAPRYKELRVEALGRRMHGPFGLAAGFDKNAVAIDGMAMLGFDHVEIGTVTAEPQPGNPKKRLFRLVPDRALINRMGFNNDGSAAVAARLAARNPVFRTTLGVNIGKTKVVPEDEAIADYVASTERLAGHADYLVVNVSSPNTPGLRNLQAVDHLRPLLSAVREAADRTVTGRRVPLLVKIAPDLADEDVDAVADLAVELGLDGIIATNTTIARDSLGLVSDPALVQETGGLSGAPVKERSLEVLRRLYARVGDRVTLIGVGGIATAEDAWQRILAGATLVQGYSAFIYEGPFYARAIHKGLAARLRNSPYATLADAVGAEHKKVTA from the coding sequence GTGTACTCCCTCTTCTTCAACCTGATCTTCCGCCGCATGGACCCCGAGAAGGCCCACCACCTGGCCTTCCGCTGGATCCGGCTGGCCGCGCGCATCCCGGTGCTGCGCACCTTCGCCGCGGCCGTCCTGGCCCCCCGCTACAAGGAGCTGCGCGTCGAGGCCCTGGGCCGCCGCATGCACGGCCCCTTCGGACTGGCCGCCGGCTTCGACAAGAACGCCGTCGCCATCGACGGCATGGCCATGCTCGGCTTCGACCACGTCGAGATCGGTACGGTCACCGCCGAGCCGCAGCCCGGCAACCCCAAGAAGCGCCTGTTCCGCCTCGTACCGGACCGCGCGCTCATCAACCGCATGGGCTTCAACAACGACGGTTCGGCGGCCGTGGCGGCCCGCCTGGCCGCCCGCAACCCGGTCTTCCGTACGACGCTGGGCGTCAACATCGGCAAGACCAAGGTCGTCCCCGAGGACGAGGCGATCGCCGACTACGTGGCCTCCACGGAGCGGCTCGCCGGACACGCCGACTACCTGGTCGTCAACGTCTCCTCGCCGAACACCCCCGGCCTGCGCAACCTCCAGGCCGTCGACCACCTGCGCCCGCTGCTCAGCGCGGTCCGCGAGGCGGCCGACCGCACCGTCACCGGGCGGCGCGTCCCGCTGCTGGTCAAGATCGCACCGGACCTCGCCGACGAGGACGTGGACGCGGTCGCCGACCTCGCCGTGGAACTGGGTCTGGACGGCATCATCGCCACCAACACCACCATCGCCCGCGACAGCCTCGGCCTGGTCTCCGACCCGGCCCTGGTCCAGGAGACCGGCGGCCTGTCCGGCGCCCCGGTCAAGGAACGCTCCCTGGAGGTGCTGCGGCGCCTGTACGCCCGCGTCGGCGACCGGGTCACCCTGATCGGCGTCGGCGGCATCGCGACCGCCGAGGACGCCTGGCAGCGCATTCTCGCCGGCGCCACCCTGGTGCAGGGCTACAGCGCCTTCATCTACGAGGGCCCGTTCTACGCCCGCGCCATCCACAAGGGCCTCGCCGCGCGCCTGCGCAACAGCCCGTACGCCACCCTCGCCGACGCGGTCGGCGCCGAGCACAAGAAGGTGACCGCATGA
- the pyrF gene encoding orotidine-5'-phosphate decarboxylase, translating to MTAPTPFGARLRAAMDARGPLCVGIDPHASLLADWGLSDDVAGLAAFSRTVVEALADRVAVLKPQSAFFERFGSRGIAVLEETVAAAREAGALVLMDAKRGDIGSTMAAYAATYLHPASPLFSDAVTVSPYLGFGSLAPAVDLAAANGCGLFALALTSNPEGQEVQHAVRADGRTVAATVLGHLKDANADAAARGELGSYGAVVGATLGDLSAYDLATGGPLLAPGIGAQGATPADLPRVFGDAVRNVVPSVSRGVLRHGPDVAALREAALRCADEVRTAVERRGL from the coding sequence ATGACGGCCCCGACCCCCTTCGGTGCCCGTCTGAGGGCCGCCATGGACGCCCGTGGCCCGCTCTGCGTCGGCATCGACCCGCACGCCTCACTGCTGGCCGACTGGGGCCTGAGCGACGACGTGGCGGGCCTGGCGGCCTTCTCCCGGACCGTCGTCGAGGCGCTGGCCGACCGTGTCGCCGTCCTCAAGCCGCAGTCCGCCTTCTTCGAGCGCTTCGGCTCGCGCGGCATCGCCGTCCTGGAGGAGACCGTCGCGGCGGCCCGGGAGGCCGGTGCCCTGGTCCTGATGGACGCCAAGCGCGGCGACATCGGCTCCACCATGGCCGCGTACGCCGCCACCTACCTGCACCCGGCCTCGCCGCTGTTCTCGGACGCGGTCACGGTCAGCCCGTACCTGGGCTTCGGGTCGCTCGCCCCGGCCGTCGATCTGGCCGCGGCGAACGGCTGCGGCCTGTTCGCCCTCGCGCTGACCTCGAACCCCGAGGGTCAGGAGGTCCAGCACGCGGTACGGGCCGACGGCCGCACCGTCGCCGCGACCGTACTGGGCCACCTGAAGGACGCGAACGCCGACGCCGCCGCCCGCGGTGAGCTGGGCTCGTACGGGGCCGTCGTCGGCGCCACGCTCGGCGACCTGTCCGCGTACGACCTGGCGACCGGCGGGCCGCTGCTCGCGCCCGGCATCGGAGCCCAGGGCGCGACCCCAGCGGACCTCCCGCGGGTCTTCGGGGACGCCGTCCGCAACGTCGTGCCGAGCGTCAGCCGGGGGGTGCTGCGGCACGGTCCGGACGTCGCCGCACTTCGCGAGGCCGCCCTCCGATGTGCCGACGAGGTGCGGACAGCGGTCGAACGACGGGGACTTTAG
- a CDS encoding integration host factor, producing the protein MALPPLTPEQRAAALEKAAAARRERAEVKNRLKNSGASLHDVIKQGQENDVIGKMKVSALLESLPGVGKVRAKQLMERLGISESRRVRGLGTNQIAALEREFGEKAG; encoded by the coding sequence GTGGCTCTTCCGCCCCTTACCCCTGAACAGCGCGCAGCCGCGCTCGAGAAGGCCGCCGCGGCTCGCCGGGAGCGCGCCGAGGTCAAGAATCGGCTCAAAAATTCCGGCGCCTCCCTTCATGACGTCATCAAGCAGGGCCAGGAGAACGACGTCATCGGCAAGATGAAGGTCTCCGCCCTCCTTGAGTCCCTGCCCGGCGTCGGCAAGGTCCGCGCCAAGCAGCTCATGGAGAGGCTGGGTATCTCCGAGAGCCGCCGGGTCCGCGGCCTGGGCACGAACCAGATCGCCGCCCTGGAGCGCGAGTTCGGCGAGAAAGCCGGCTGA
- the gmk gene encoding guanylate kinase, whose product MAATPRGTSPVSPDARPRLTVLSGPSGVGKSTVVAHMRKVHPEVWLSVSATTRKPRPGERHGVQYFFVDDEEFDKLVANGELLEWAEFAGNRYGTPRKAVQDRLEAGEPVLLEIDLQGARQVRESMKEAQLVFLAPPSWDELVRRLTGRGTEAPEVIERRLAAAKVELAAEPEFDETLVNTSVEDVSRELLALMKVL is encoded by the coding sequence ATGGCTGCAACACCCCGGGGGACGTCCCCCGTATCCCCGGACGCCCGTCCGCGGCTGACCGTGCTCTCCGGCCCCTCCGGGGTCGGCAAGAGCACGGTCGTCGCCCATATGCGCAAGGTCCACCCCGAGGTCTGGCTCTCGGTGTCGGCCACCACGCGCAAGCCGCGCCCCGGGGAGCGGCACGGCGTCCAGTACTTCTTCGTGGACGACGAGGAATTCGACAAGCTCGTCGCCAACGGCGAACTGCTGGAATGGGCCGAATTCGCGGGCAACCGCTACGGCACCCCCCGCAAGGCCGTCCAGGACCGTCTGGAGGCCGGGGAGCCGGTCCTGCTGGAGATCGACCTCCAGGGGGCCCGGCAGGTCCGCGAGTCCATGAAGGAGGCCCAGCTGGTCTTCCTGGCCCCGCCGAGCTGGGACGAGCTGGTCCGCCGGCTCACCGGCCGCGGCACCGAGGCGCCCGAGGTCATCGAGCGCCGCCTGGCGGCCGCAAAGGTCGAGCTGGCCGCCGAGCCCGAGTTCGACGAGACCCTGGTCAACACCTCCGTCGAGGACGTCAGCCGTGAGCTGCTAGCCTTGATGAAGGTTCTTTGA